The following nucleotide sequence is from Cellulosilyticum sp. I15G10I2.
TATGTCGCTTTCTTACTTAGAAATATCACCCCTTTTTTCCCTAAACCCTATTTAGTCAAAAAAAATCAAGCCTTGATCATACGTTCGTTCCAAAGCTTGATGCTAATATACTTCCGCCTACTACATGACATGCCCTTTGTCTTAGCACACTACCCGTTCACATGATATTTTTACAGGAAACAAAATTTTTCTGGCGCCCTATTCGACTGTCATAGGTAAGAAAGCACCTCATTCCAGTAGCTTTCATCTACTGGGATCCCTTTTTTCTGATTTTCATTTCTTGTTGCTACTGACCTTTCGTTAGGATAATAGATTTTCCCGCCATCTTCAACAGGTTCCGAAGACTTAATGTAAGCAATAGTATCTTCAACCCATTTTTCCATATATGAAGCATCTCCCAATTTGCTAGTATCAAATGCAATGAATATCTGGCTGATTGAAGTCTCGGCTGGCAGTTTCCCAATCTCATAGGTAGAATTGCCTTGGGATAATATAGCTGCAAGCAGATCAAGCATAATGGAGAGCCCCGATCCTTTCCAAAATCCAATAGGCAGCACATGTTTTGACTCCCAAAGAAGTTTTGGATCACTTGTCAAATGCCCTTCTACATCATATCCTCCTGGGACAGGAAGCATTTTTTCTTCTTTAGCCATTTTTTCAATCATGCCATATGAGTACTGGGACACAGCCATATCAAGCATGATATGACCATTCTTTGTAGGCACTGCTAGTATAAATGGATTATTACCTATTCTATTTTCCCGTCCTCCCCATGGCGGCATGTTAGGCATTGTATTGGTAAAACAAATACCGATACATCCCGAGTCAGCTGCCTGCAGTCCATATGCCCCTCCCCTCATCCAATGATTGGTATTTTTTAAGGCTACACATCCTATACCATGTGTTGATGCCAGTTCAACAGCCCTTCCCATAGATCTTCTAGCATTCGAAGGCCCGATACCCATTTGCCCATCCCATTGTTCCAAAGGCCCAAAGCCGTTTAAGATGACAGGTACCGCATTCACTTTTATATAACCTTTTTTTATATAATCAATGGTCCTTGGAAATCTGTTTAGACCATGGGTATAAACACCATCCCGGCTATTTTGAGCAAAGAGTTCTGCATTCTCCATAGCAAGCTCAGATTCAAAACCCATTTTTATTAGCACCTGATAAAACACCACTTTCATTTCATCATACATTATTCTCATCGTTTATGCCTCACTTCCTCATTTGAATATTTTCCTTCAAACTTTTTCTTCCTACAAAATACTATGTTATTGATACCTTATTTATCGTTTTCTTTTTTTAGCAGATCTTCCATCTGCGCTTTAGCGTCTGGAGATAATGAATCTATAAGATAATTGTGTTCTGCTGTCTGCCTTTCTTTATAAGCCTGCTGTATGCTTTCACTAGCTCTCTCAATCTCAACTTTCAGTTCTCTTGCTGATAACAAAGCACATCCAGCTCCCCTGATAATAATCTGCTGCAAGCCATCTGATGTTGCAACAACTATTTTATATTTTTTCTGGTTGTCATGGGCGAACCTTTCAATATACTGATCTGCCGTCTGCGCCTCTCTCGTATAGACCATACGGATATTATGATAGTTGATAACTTCCTCAAGATGTCCCTGTACACGATAAGCATCAAATACAACGATGATCTGACACTTTATAATCCCCTGATAATTACTTAGAGCCTCAAGCAATTTTATTTTGGCCCCGTCCATATTATCCTGGGCAAGTTCTTTTAGCTCAGGCCATGCAAAGATAATATTATAGCCATCCACAAGGAGATACTCTTCTTTGTATTCTTTTTCTTTTTTTACATAATTTACAGGTTCATAATAACTTTCTCGGGCTGTTTTTTGTTTTTTCCAAACTGACTTTTTGCCTTGATTTGCAAAAAAGGTACCATGTATTATTTTGTCAATCTCTTCTAAATCAATCCATCTTTCTTCCGTATAGGAGGTCTTATTTTGAACAACTTCTTCCACGCCCACCTCTTTTTTCTGAAGGTAGCTTTCAACATGCATGTAGTTCTTTACTTCATCCCAAGCCACCAAGAAGCCGGTGCCATGGGCACAAAATACGGAACCTGTTGGATTTTCTATATCTCTTTCAGAATCATATCCGATACTATCTATGACTTCTTCTACATTATGGCATGGCGCATATCCCTTTAGACTGCAAAACAGTCTCCCATGGCCTTTGGTATAAGCGATTACCTCCTGCTGATAATTCCTCATGGTAACAACTGGGGCACTTCCCACAAGAATTGCCGTCTCACCATTTATTTCAGAAACTTCGCATGTACCCTGCATTTTCTCAATGTCTGTCATTGCCCTTCCTACCATTTTCTCTGGCAACTCCAACCAGAAGGCATAGTAAGGCTCCAGCACTATGGATTCTGCTTCTTTTAAGCCCTGGCGCACTGCACGATAGGTGGCCTCTCTAAAATCTCCACCTTCTGTATGTTTATTGTGTGCTCGGCCTGAGATTAAAGTGATCTTTATATCTGTAATCGCCGATCCTGTTAAAACACCCTTATGTGCCTTTTCTTCAAGGTGGGATAAAACCAGTCTTTGCCAGCTTTTTGCCAGCACATCCTCACTACAGTCTGATCCAAATTGCAGGCCGCTTCCTGGTACCCCCGGCTCAAGCAGCAGATGCACCTCCGCATAGTGTCTCAGCGGCTCAAAGTGCCCAACTCCCTCTACGATACTCGCAATAGTCTCTTTATAGACAATCTTTCCTTCATTAAATATTACTTTAATGCCAAAACGCCTTTCTATAAGACTCTGTAAAATTTCAATCTGAACTTCTCCCATAATCTGCGCTTGAATTTCCTGCAGCACTTCATCCCAAACAATATGAAGTTCTGGTTCCTCTTCCTCTATCTGACGCAGCTTAGGAAGTATCACTCTTGGATCACAGTCATCCGGCAATATAATCTGATACGACAGTACAGGTTCAAGCGACGGTGTATCTGAAGCTTTCTCTATCCCTAAGCCTTCTCCTGATCTAGTTTGACTGAGGCCTATGACAGCGCATACAGAGCCTGCTTGCACCTCATTTACTGCCTCGTATTTCTGCCCAGAATAGAGACGGATCTGATTAACTTTCTCTTCCCAAATGCCATTTGTTAAAATATCCTTCACCTTAAGTCTGCCGCCTGTAAGCTTCATGTATGTCAGCCGGTTTCCTTGATCGTCCCTTGTTATTTTGAATATTTTAGCTCCGAATGCATCGGGATAGGAAGGAATACTTGCATACTTCACAATACCTTCTATAAATGCCTCAACACCTTCTAATTTTAAAGCCGAACCAAAAAAACACGGAAATACTTTGCGCTTCATGATCGCTTTTTTAATCTGAAAAGTTTCAATATGTTCTGCTTCCAAATAGGCTTCCATCAGTATTTCATCACACATCGCCAGTTGATCGTAAAAGTCCTCTGTCTTGCTTTGTTCAAATACAACACAGCCATCATCCAGTTGCTTTTTCAATTCTCTCATTATTTTTTCCTTATTCGTCCCACTTTGATCCATCTTATTGACGAATAAAAAAACGGGTATCTGATATCTGTCTAAGAGCCGCCATAATGTTTTGGTATGCCCCTGTACACCATCTGCACCACTTATGACTAGAATAGCATAATCCAATACCTGGAGTGTGCGCTCCATTTCAGCCGAAAAATCTACATGTCCAGGAGTGTCTAATAAGGTAATCTGGATTTCATCTACCTCAAACATAGCTTGCTTGGAGAAAATAGTGATGCCTCTTTCCCTTTCTAGCTCATAGGTGTCTAAATAGGCATCCTTATTATCCACTCTTCCTAATTTTCGAATTTTACCACTCTGATAAAGCATGCTCTCTGATAATGTCGTCTTACCTGCATCCACATGTGCTAATATTCCAATGACTAATTTTTTCATAATTTATTTCAAATCCTTCATTTGTAGTCTATTTTTAAAGTTTTCTGCGTTTAGGTCCGTATGGCGTTTGTTCTACTATTATGATACCAGTAAGTTTGGAATATGACAAATAGTTGTATTACTTTCATACTAAAAATAAAAACGAAAATGTACCCGGTATCTTAGCGAGACAAAAAAGCATCCAGATTTCAGCCTGAATGCTTTTTTGATTCTTATAATAAATTTCTATATTCTCTTCTACCATCAACAATAGCATATATTATAACTGTCTGATTCCCCTCATTTATCTTATAAAACACAAGATGCTTTTCAACAATTATTACTCTATATCCTTGCTTTTTTAATATAGAATATCTTGGTATACTTCATAATTCAGGAAACTTTTGAAGAAGATTGATTGCAGTTTCTATTTTTTCCAGATATCTTAACGCAATATCTACATCACTAGAACATAATAGTGTTGTGATACTCGTTCATCTCCTTGAGAGTTCGCTTCTTGTAACTAAGAATGACTCCACTACTTTATGTGCTTTTACTAATGAGCTGGATGTTGGGTGGCTTTTCTATCTCTTCGTATGTCTAACGAGGTTGTAACACATAAAACACGGTGGTAACTACTCTATTTTATTATTATTTAAGCTGAGGTGTAACTAGATGATTATTGTTGGTATTGATATAGCTAAAAATAAACATGATGTAATTATTATTGATTCTAACGGTAATACATTAACCAAATCCTTTAGAATTTCTAACTCTCACTGCGTTCTTGGGAACATATCAACTACAAAATCAAGACCTCTAATATAAATCTATATCCAATTTTCTAACAAATTTTCATCAATAATTGCCATACTTCCTTACCAATAATTTTACTATAATATTTTGATTATTTCTTGTAGATTTTCAATCCAACTATTTAAAAGTTTTGTATCGCTTCTCAATTGTGCTGCATTCTTTTCATAACCTTGTAGCAGTTTGATTTGATGTTCATAATAACACCGCCACTTTATAAACATCTTCTTGCTATCCAAAAAGTTACCCCACTCATTATTATTTATCTGACCTTGTAGCGCTTCAATTTGTATTTTGAAGTTCTCAGCTGGCAACCCCATTTGTTTTTTGAAATCGGAAAATATAAACTGTTTTTGGAACAGTTTTTTCTTCTGCCAATTTTGATATTGATCAAAAAAAACATCTGCAAGACTCTTAAACAAGAATGACAAATTATCAAAATCAACCTGTGTTTGCATACTATTTGATTTTTCCTTGTCATTGCTAATTAAACCACTATCCATCAATACTTGATAGGACATGATTTCTTTTCCGTTATACTGTTTTGCCATTACAACAGAAACCGCATAGCCCACTCCTGCAATCTCGGCATCCGTAATTAGTTCTTCAAGTGATTTGTAAAATTCTTCTGTTGTAATTCCCAGTGAAAATGCCACAATTTCAACTGCTTTAACAGCCGTATCTGTTTTTACAAATCCGGGGGCTATTGAGTATGTAATAATGCCCGTTCCTTCAATTTCTTCACACAAGGTATTACAAAACTCCATCTGCGCAGTTTTAAATATTTCATAAGCCGACATATACGGAGTTGGAGCCGCTGATGGTACAAAGACAATAATCCCGCCTGTGTCCTTCATGGAAGAAATAAATTTTTTCGTTAAAAGGACAGGTGCTCTCAAGTTTACAGCATAACTTAGATCCCAATCGGATATTGAAACCGTGTCAATCGCTCCCATCGGAACAATGGCGGCATTATTTATCAGAACATCAAGACGTGTGTATTTGTCCATAATATACTTGTACAACTTATCAATCTGCCTTTCATCTGTAATGTCAATCTGAAAAAAATCCACAATACCATTAAGGTCTTCCGCATTTATCAGTTTCTGAGCCTGCTTTCCTCTGCCAGCATCTATTTCCGCAATGATTACATGAGCGCCCATGTAGGCAAAAGCCCGTGAAGCCTCAATGCCTATTCCACCTCCACCGCCTGTAATCAACACAATTTTATTTTTAAGTGCGTTTTTGTCATAATTATTTTTCTCCAGAATCATATTGTTCCTCCTTGAAAGGTGTACTATTTTTCATAGTTATTATTTGCTCCTAGTATATCAACAAACCAGTTTGATTCTGGGTAAGGTATTTCAGGATTAAGGGCTATCATTTCCACATATGCTTCTATGGAAAGCCAAAATGTCATTGCTAACGCCATAGGATTTCCTTTGCGAATCATTCCTTGACGTTGACCTTCTTCAATAGTAATAATTGATTTAACAATAATGTCGTTTTGTTCCAGTTTTTCTTTTATATGGATTGGTAAGTTCTGATTGCGTTGTGCTTGTTTCATCAATACAAAATATTTAGCATAATCATGGTCTAATTTTACTACATCGAAAATATGGTTTGCTGATTTTATAAAGTATTCAACAGGATTGTCATATTGAGGGAAATATTGTCCTGTACGTCCTGCTAATGCAATGTTAATCAATTCTTCATGTAAAACATCGACTGATTCAAAATAATGATATAGCAATCCAAGGCTCATTCCTGCTTCCTCTGCAATATCATTTATTTTAGTTGCTTCATAACCTTTGCAAGCGAAAAGCTTCAGACCAGCTCGCAAAATATCTTGCCGCCGTTTTTCTTTTTGTTCTTCTCTTTTTGTCATTACACGCTCCATCTTATTAAAATATATTTCATTGAAATTATTTTCAATATTTTATCAAATAATCAACTACAAGTCAATATGGAGACCGAAAAGTATATATAGCACCGTTTTTATATACTCTATTACCGTCTATGGTATGATGTGTGTACTCATATCCAAAGCTGAAAGATGAACGGTAAAATGGAATAGCTTTAACAATAGCACCCTAGTCTCAACCTATCCTATAAACAGCAGTTCCCATGTCTCGCAAGGCAAAAAGCCGTTCTGTAGTCTTAACCTTAAATTATATTTTATATTCCAAACCATACTTGGAGGAAAAAAACAAGGTTTCCAGCAATCGATTGTTTTTACCGAAAGTCTGAAAACCTTTGATTTCAAGCCCTTTAGAGTCTATTTATTTATCTTTGCGTGACATCAAACAGACCGTCTCCACATGGGTAGTATGCGGAAACATATCTACAGGCTGTACTTTTTCTACTTGAAAACCATTTTGTGTCAGATACGCTAAGTCTCGCGCCAGCGTAGCTGGATCACAGGACACATAAACTATATTTTTTGGATTCATCGTAATGAGTGTTTCTAAAAGTTTTGGGTCGCAGCCTTTTCTTGGTGGGTCTACTACAATAGTATCAGCTATAATGCCTTCTTGATACATCTTCGGAATAACTTCTTCGGCTTTTCCCACATAAAATGCTGCATTAGTAATATGATTAAGTTCAGCATTAGCTTCAGCATTTTCTATAGCTTCTGGCACAATTTCTACCCCATATACCTTTTTAGCTTTCTCAGCTAAAAAAAGAGAAATAGTCCCTATACCACAATAGGCATCCCACACAGTCTCTGTACCCGTTAGGTTTGCAAACTCTAAGGCTTTATCATATAATACTTTGGTTTGCAGCGGATTAACTTGAAAGAAAGATAAAGGGGATATTTTAAACTTCAGGTGTCCTATAGTATCTATAATATAAGAAGCGCCATAGATCACTGTCATCTGAGTGCCTAAAATCACATTCGTTTGATCTGTATTGTGATTTAAAACAATACTTTTGACTGCCTCTATTTCTTTTAGCTGCTCAATCAGTTTATCTTGATGGGCTAAAGTATTGCCGTTAATAACAAGACATACCATAATCTCTTGGGTGTGATAAGCCGTTTTAATTAAAAGATGCCTCACTAGCCCTTGATGGGTTTCTTCATTGTAAATAGAAATATTATACTTAAGAAGAAAGTTTTTGACGATCTCTATAATACGTTCATTTCTAGGATCTTGAATATCACAACCTTCTGAGGCCACTATACGATGACTTCTCTTAGCAAAAAAGCCTATTTTAAGTTCTCCGTTTTCTTTGCGGATAGGATATTGTGCTTTATTGCGATAGTTAAAAGGCATCTCCATTCCGAGGGTGTCTTCTACCTGTATATCTTGAAGACCTCCTATGCGTCTTAGTGCCTCTTTGACTTTCTTAGTCTTCCATTTAAGCTGTTCACTATATGCAATATGTTGCAGCTGACAGCCACCGCATAAGCTTGCACTACTGCATCTTGGCATAGTACGGATAGGTGAAGGCTCAATAATACGCAGCATCTTACCATAAGCAAAACTTTTTTTAGCCTTTACAATATGAACTTCTGCTTTATCACCTGTCACTGTATGAGGTACAAATACTATAAAATCATCTATCTTCCCTATACCTTCTCCTTCTGCCCCAATATCTATGATCTCTATCTCATACCGTTCATTTTTATTAAGTGGTGTTTCCATGTTTTGCTCCTAATTTAAGTTTTTTGACTCATCATTGCCTTTTAACAAAAGTGATTTGATAGCTTGTGCCAGAGCCTGATCATCTAGTTTCTGCATCTTATCCATTGTATTTCTTTGAATATATCTATCTAAAAGCGACGAAACCTTTTTAGGCTGATCTTCTTTTTCAGGTTGATTTTCTTTTTTCATTCTAGTTCTCCTCCTCACTAAATTCACAAACAGTCTTGTGACACACACAATTTCTGCACTTAATATATGATGTTTCTGGCTGCACCCGGCTACTATCATCTAACATATTTCTCATTTGAGTTAGGGTGTATTTAAGTTGTTTTCTTATTTTATAAGTATTTTTGATCGTAAACGTTTTATTAGCATAAACGAGTTTACCATAGGGCGGCCTTTTGTCATAGACCTCCTCAATAATTAAAAAATAAGCAGCTAATTGATAAATGTCACCTAGATGTGGGACATCTTCTTTTAGCGTACCACTTTTTATCTCAAGCGGAATGTATTTTTTTAAAAACCATGTTTGAAAAATATAATCTGGTTTGCCTTGAAGCTGAAGCTTAGGGGCTATAAGGAGTTTAGTTCCCTTCTGATCTGCATAAATGGGTGAGGCCAGCCTCACACCTAAATCTCTTTTATTTTTCACCTTATACTGAGGCTTTAAACACATGCAAAGCGCCAAAACAATAAGTACAAGTATCCCCATTTGAAAAATTACCGCCATTTGATCACCAACGCTAAGCCTATAATTATTAACAATAAGATTAGAAGATCTTGTAAAACTTTTTTCAAACGATAGTTTCTATAATATCTGTTGTGGAATTTCTGTCCTTTTACAAAATTTGATTCATGCTGGCTAGATTGTATCCCTAAGGCCTTATAGCGTTCTGAAATTGCACGTGCGCCATAATATCTCGTATAATACCATTGAAAAGGACAATAAATAAATCGATTGATTTCATTAGCTGATATTTTGTGACTGTTATTTTTCATAGATTAACTTTTCGAATATTCCTATTTAAAATTTTATGATAGCCAGCATAAATATCGTCACCCTGCGTTGTTCTTAAAAATTCTTCAACCATTTTAAGCTTAGCATCTGCATAGTCTGCTAAGTGTACAATCATGGCTTCTAAGCATTTAGGTCTTTTGGGAGAACCATATTCATATTCTCCATGGTGTGAAAGTATAATATGCTTAATAAGCATTTCTAATTCTTTGGGAAACCCTTCTATCTGGCTAATCCTGTCATGAATAAACTCTGCCCCCATTACAATGTGACCTATAAGTTGTCCTTCATCTGAATAATCATTTTTTGGGAAGTTGGTGAGTTCATAAAGCTTTCCTAAATCATGGAGCAAACAGCCTGCAATAACTAGGTCCTTATTTATACCAGTATAGAGCTCTGCCATGCTAACCCCGAGTTTAGTAACTGTTACAGTATGTTCTAACAAGCCACTTAAGTAAGCATGATGAACACTTTTAGCTGCACTATGCACTAGAAATTCTTGGTAGATTCCTTCATCATAAAAAATATCCTCGAGCAGTTTTTTAACAAATGGCTGCTGCACTTGTTCAATAAATGTAAAGAGTTCTGTCTCAAGCTGCTCTACATCCTTTAATGTATGAGGTATAAAATTTTTCAAATCATACTCAGAAGCTTCTGCTTTTTTAAGTTTAGTAATACTTAGCTGAAGATTATCTTGGTATAAAAGGACTTCTGCCTCAACACTTACTATATCATCCACCTCAAAGGGCATAATGCCACTATGTAGTGACCATATTTTCCCATCTATTATTCCTGTACGATCCTGCAATTTAACCGTGCAATAATCTTTGCCGTTTTTATTTTTTAAGACTTGTTTATATTTACACAAATATTGTGCCTTTATATTCTCTTGCGCTTTTAAATCACAAATTAAGGTCATATCATCTCTCCCTATTGTATTCTACAGTAATACTACCAAAACTTCTTGCTCTTTTCAATGACCCGAACGTAATTATATGAAAAAGACATAGTAACTGCTTAATGCATAACTATGTCTTTTGCTATTATCTATAGGATACTTTGGGCATTTCTCTAAGTTTAAGCTGAAGTGTTTTTTTCTCATTATTTCTAATAATCTTGACTTCTACAGCATCTCCCACCTTTTTAGTATTTAAAAGCTCTTTAAGCTGATTCATGCCTGTAATTTGAATACCATCAAACTGAAATAAAATATCATTAGCTCTCATCCCTGCAAGTTCTGCGCTGCTGCCTGCTGCTACTTCTACAATATAAACCCCTATCGGTATCTCGTATAGTTCTGCTGCCTTTACATCAATATCTTTGCCTACAATACCTAATGCAGGTCTAGATATTTTACCATTTTGTAATATTTCTTCGATAATTGGTTTAATATCATTAATAGGTATTGCAAAACCCATACCTTCTATTTGACTGTCTACTAACTTGATCGTATTAATACCTATTACTTCCCCTGTCGGACCTACAAGAGCTCCGCCACTGTTACCAGGATTGATTGCAGCATCGGTTTGGATGAGTTTTAACTTCTTATCTACAAGCTGCACTTCTCTATTAAGTGCACTGATAACCCCTACAGTAACTGTATTATTATAAGCTTCATCAATAGGGTTTCCTATGGCTACTGCAAGTTCTCCCACATGTAAATAATCACTGTCTCCAAGCGGTGCCACCTTAATATCATTCAGTGCTTCTGCAGGAATATCTGATTTTTCTACAGCTATTACAGCTATATCTGTTACTGTGTCTGCCCCTATCATTTCTGCTTCAACCTTAGTATTGCCTAAAAAGTTAACGACTAAGCTGTTAGAACCTTCTACAACATGGGCATTGCTCACGATATAGATCTTTTTGTCATCTTGTTTAAAAATAACGCCTGAACCAAGACCTGCTTGATTAAACTCACCATACCATGTCGTTACAACTTGATTATTTTTGATAGAAACAACTGATGGCCCAATATTATTTGCAATATCTGTAATTGAATTATTGGTTGTAAGCGGAAGTACTCTGTTTGCACCTTCTAATATATTACCTGTAAGCTGTCCGTCTTGCCCATTATTGATCAGTCCATTATTTTTGTGGTTTGTATTATAATAATCATTGGCATAAGGTGATAAAAAGGCAAAACTTGCACCAATAGATAGTCCTCCTACCAAACTGACTACTACTAGTCCTGTGATAAACTTGCCAAAAGATCCTTTTTTCTTCTGAGGCTGCGAAGCATGTTCATCCGACCTATATACTGGAATCTGCTGGCTATAAGAAGGTTCCTGATAGGGGGGAGATGGTATCTGCTCCTTATAGGCCATAGGATTTGCGTCATAAATAGCATCATTATAACTGGATTCACTAAATTTATTAACATCTATATACTGGTTTTCATTATTATAACTTGATGATGATTCATAGGGTGAATCATCACCATTATTAAATGGATTTAAATGATTGTCGTCGTACATAAGTATTTCCTCCTTATCAATAATAGATTTTTGTAATGATAAGTATATACCTAGTTTATGAATTAATTATTAAAGCATTGTAAAAATAAACCCCTATTAATATGAACAAAATTTGTATGTTTTATAACTTTTTAGATGTGCTGATTGTAAAAGTAAAAGTAACGAGTTCATCTGCGTTAGAACTTACTTCGATTGTTTCATCATGCAGTTTAATAATCTCTTTAACAATTACAAGTCCTAAGCCCAGGCCTTTCTTATACTTGCCTCTGGAAGCATCGCCTTTATAAAATCTATTCCAGATATCTTTTTGTTCTTGTTCTGTAATAGGTTCGCCGCTGTTACCAATACCAATAACCATTTTATTATTTTTTAGACTTGTTGTAATTTTAATTATGCCATTATCATCTACAAATTTAAAGGCATTGTCTAGTAAATTTTGTATGACGCGGGCGATCATATCAATATCTGCCATCACATAAGGCTCATCTTCCTCAAATATGCTCTCAATATAAACATTTTTTTGCTTTGCAATAGGCTCAAAAGTTGCAAGTATACCTTTAATCATTGTTGTAATATTAAAAGTAACTTTTTGGATAGGTGTAGAACCTTCTTCCATTTTACTAAGTTCTAAAATCGTATTGGTCATCGTAATCATTCTCTGGGATTCACCAAGCACAATATTTAAATATTTTTCTTGATTATCTTTAGGAATTGTGCCGTCTAAAAGGGCAGTTACAAAGCCTTGAATAGATGTCAGCGGCGATCTTAGATCATGGGATACGTTTGCAATAAACTTCCTTCTGCTTTCTTCAATTTTATCGAGCTCTGTCGCCATATGATTGAGAGACAGTCCAAGTTCTGCTATCTCATCTTGACCTGTTACTTCAAGCCGCTTATCAAATTGCCCGCTGGCAATTTGCTTAGCTACTGTATTCATTTCTTTAAGAGGTTTTGTCATCTGTTTTGAAATAATATAGATCCAAATTAAAGCCAAAGTCGCGGTAATACTTACTACTTTTAAAATGATATTTCTGACTTCGTCTATTGTTTGAAGTATAAGGGGCATAGGGGTATGGATAAATAAGGCATACTGGATCTGCCCTAATACTTCGACCGGGTAGCCGATCGTCAACACTGGTGTTGAAAAGTATTCTTTAAAACCATCCTCTATTTTTACAATATTGCCATCAAATACTTTTTTTATAACAGCTGCATCCGGAATAGTTTTATCTACAAAGGGGACATTACTGTTTTCCGAAACCACAACAATCGTATTTGATCTATCAATAAGCCAAGTAGTAGACTGTAAATAGCTGTCCATTACCTGTATCCTGAAAAG
It contains:
- a CDS encoding CRISPR-associated protein Cas4, which translates into the protein MAVIFQMGILVLIVLALCMCLKPQYKVKNKRDLGVRLASPIYADQKGTKLLIAPKLQLQGKPDYIFQTWFLKKYIPLEIKSGTLKEDVPHLGDIYQLAAYFLIIEEVYDKRPPYGKLVYANKTFTIKNTYKIRKQLKYTLTQMRNMLDDSSRVQPETSYIKCRNCVCHKTVCEFSEEEN
- a CDS encoding 3'-5' exoribonuclease YhaM family protein — its product is MTLICDLKAQENIKAQYLCKYKQVLKNKNGKDYCTVKLQDRTGIIDGKIWSLHSGIMPFEVDDIVSVEAEVLLYQDNLQLSITKLKKAEASEYDLKNFIPHTLKDVEQLETELFTFIEQVQQPFVKKLLEDIFYDEGIYQEFLVHSAAKSVHHAYLSGLLEHTVTVTKLGVSMAELYTGINKDLVIAGCLLHDLGKLYELTNFPKNDYSDEGQLIGHIVMGAEFIHDRISQIEGFPKELEMLIKHIILSHHGEYEYGSPKRPKCLEAMIVHLADYADAKLKMVEEFLRTTQGDDIYAGYHKILNRNIRKVNL
- a CDS encoding S1C family serine protease; the protein is MYDDNHLNPFNNGDDSPYESSSSYNNENQYIDVNKFSESSYNDAIYDANPMAYKEQIPSPPYQEPSYSQQIPVYRSDEHASQPQKKKGSFGKFITGLVVVSLVGGLSIGASFAFLSPYANDYYNTNHKNNGLINNGQDGQLTGNILEGANRVLPLTTNNSITDIANNIGPSVVSIKNNQVVTTWYGEFNQAGLGSGVIFKQDDKKIYIVSNAHVVEGSNSLVVNFLGNTKVEAEMIGADTVTDIAVIAVEKSDIPAEALNDIKVAPLGDSDYLHVGELAVAIGNPIDEAYNNTVTVGVISALNREVQLVDKKLKLIQTDAAINPGNSGGALVGPTGEVIGINTIKLVDSQIEGMGFAIPINDIKPIIEEILQNGKISRPALGIVGKDIDVKAAELYEIPIGVYIVEVAAGSSAELAGMRANDILFQFDGIQITGMNQLKELLNTKKVGDAVEVKIIRNNEKKTLQLKLREMPKVSYR
- a CDS encoding sensor histidine kinase, producing the protein MEHKNRLGSRLQIRKIKKELVFPTLFSRLVTVYISILMMTLVFLFVVFTNAFQSYFVAYTQDIMIKQADNIAKEYYKVGIYGRSTKDTLEKILFRIQVMDSYLQSTTWLIDRSNTIVVVSENSNVPFVDKTIPDAAVIKKVFDGNIVKIEDGFKEYFSTPVLTIGYPVEVLGQIQYALFIHTPMPLILQTIDEVRNIILKVVSITATLALIWIYIISKQMTKPLKEMNTVAKQIASGQFDKRLEVTGQDEIAELGLSLNHMATELDKIEESRRKFIANVSHDLRSPLTSIQGFVTALLDGTIPKDNQEKYLNIVLGESQRMITMTNTILELSKMEEGSTPIQKVTFNITTMIKGILATFEPIAKQKNVYIESIFEEDEPYVMADIDMIARVIQNLLDNAFKFVDDNGIIKITTSLKNNKMVIGIGNSGEPITEQEQKDIWNRFYKGDASRGKYKKGLGLGLVIVKEIIKLHDETIEVSSNADELVTFTFTISTSKKL